One stretch of Pyrenophora tritici-repentis strain M4 chromosome 4, whole genome shotgun sequence DNA includes these proteins:
- a CDS encoding UbiH, 2-polyprenyl-6-methoxyphenol hydroxylase and related FAD-dependent oxidoreductase encodes MHVLIVGAGVGGLSLAQALRKLDISFEIFERDPSSDARFQGWAIAMHSIVDDLISIFPDDLPDLKASTNHLIPLELPAQLSMYMAGRDDRWGFQDSPDFPLIRAERHRLRNWLMTNIPVQWGKRVKAIQHDDRGASVQFEDGSSAQGDLIVATDGINSVVREQLLHKPANQLLNVVPLATIVGHLQLSGEAFKHQLTLGHSGYMLIRPDLGFIGFGGLHYVHPDGLSANYYWNFLETDQDVGKPDHWLQKATQQEKLDHVIKRVQKLAPKFREIFEMTKPEHIQGETRVWRDLELDPSIVPECRVILVGDAAHAMVPFRGEGGYHTLVDTLVLSKVLGQMAQSGDYKDIARVRSTMGDFTRAMLKRAGQAVRDSRNLHADAQRFGPDGKPLTLKIVPLPDTEIRLGTNAP; translated from the exons TCTGCGTAAGCTGGACATTTCGTTCGAGATTTTTGAGCGGGACCCTAGTTCAGATGCTAGGTTTCAGGGATGGGCTATTGCCATGCATTC TATCGTGGATGACCTCATTTCCATCTTCCCGGATGATTTACCGGATCTCAAAGCTTCCACAAATCATCTGATTCCATTGGAGCTTCCAGCTCAGTTGAGTATGTACATGGCTGGAAGAGATGACCGATGGGGGTTTCAA GACTCGCCTGACTTTCCGTTGATAAGAGCTGAGCGTCACCGCCTGCGAAACTGGCTGATGACCAACATCCCTGTTCAATGGGGCAAACGAGTCAAGGCCATTCAGCATGATGACAGAGGAGCCTCAGTGCAGTTCGAAGACGGCAGCTCAGCGCAGGGCgatttgattgttgccaCAGACGGCATCAACAGCGTGGTGAGGGAGCAGCTCCTCCACAAGCCAGCGAATCAGCTACTCAATGTCGTGCCTCTCGCCACAATCGTCGGTCACCTCCAGCTTTCCGGTGAAGCGTTCAAGCATCAATTGACTCTTGGGCACAGTGGCTACATGCTCATCCGACCTGACCTGGGCTTCATTGGTTTCGGTGGACTACACTATGTCCACCCTGACGGCCTGTCCGCAAACTATTACTGGAACTTCCTGGAGACCGATCAAGACGTAGGCAAGCCTGATCACTGGCTCCAAAAAGCCACTCAGCAAGAAAAACTCGATCACGTGATCAAACGCGTCCAGAAGCTCGCACCCAAGTTCCGCGAGATCTTCGAAATGACCAAGCCTGAGCATATTCAAGGCGAGACGCGTGTATGGCGTGATCTGGAACTAGATCCTTCCATTGTGCCGGAATGCCGTGTCATTCTCGTGGGCGATGCAGCGCACGCTATGGTTCCGTTTCGTGGGGAAGGCGGTTATCATACCCTAGTAGATACACTTGTGTTGAGCAAAGTACTAGGTCAGATGGCACAAAGTGGCGATTATAAAGATATCGCGCGTGTCAGGAGCACCATGGGAGATTTCACTCGAGCGATGTTGAAACGTGCTGGGCAAGCAGTTCGCGATTCGCGTAATTTACATGCTGATGCACAGCGGTTTGGGCCTGATGGAAAGCCTTTGACATTGAAGATAGTGCCGTTGCCTGATACAGAGATCAGATTGGGTACAAACGCTCCTTGA